A region from the Cryptosporangium arvum DSM 44712 genome encodes:
- a CDS encoding response regulator, which yields MITVLVVDDDFRVARIHCGFVEQVAGFAVVGVAHTGREALDAVAALRPDLVLLDLYLPDVFGLDVLAELRTSAHDCDVLVISAAREADAVRGAVRNGIVNYLLKPFGFDDLRRRLQQYAAQRAGLYATELENQADIDRALSQAARSATQALPKGLSAETAALVERTVRAAAVTLSAAECADRAGISRVSARRYLEFLRDTGRVTVTLRYAQGRPERRYRWSD from the coding sequence ATGATCACCGTGCTCGTCGTCGACGACGACTTCCGGGTGGCCCGGATCCACTGTGGTTTCGTGGAGCAGGTCGCGGGCTTCGCCGTGGTCGGTGTCGCGCACACCGGCCGCGAGGCCCTCGACGCGGTCGCGGCCCTGCGTCCCGATCTGGTGCTGCTCGACCTCTACCTGCCGGACGTCTTCGGCCTCGACGTGCTGGCCGAGTTGCGCACGTCGGCCCACGACTGCGACGTCCTCGTCATCTCCGCGGCCCGGGAAGCCGACGCCGTGCGCGGGGCCGTCCGCAACGGGATCGTCAACTACCTGCTCAAACCCTTCGGCTTCGACGATCTGCGCCGCCGGCTGCAGCAGTACGCCGCCCAGCGGGCCGGCCTCTACGCGACCGAGCTGGAGAACCAGGCCGACATCGACCGCGCGCTCTCGCAGGCCGCGCGCTCGGCGACGCAGGCGCTCCCCAAAGGACTGAGCGCGGAGACGGCCGCGCTCGTCGAGCGGACCGTGCGCGCCGCCGCCGTGACGCTGTCGGCCGCCGAGTGCGCGGACCGGGCCGGCATCTCCCGGGTCAGCGCCCGCCGCTACCTCGAGTTCCTCCGCGACACCGGCCGGGTCACGGTCACGCTTCGGTACGCACAGGGCCGCCCCGAACGACGCTACCGCTGGTCGGACTGA
- a CDS encoding TetR/AcrR family transcriptional regulator → MARKRADAAVKERLTRERIVDCAIALAGAEGLEAVTIRRLAQDQGVTPMALYWHFKDKDRLLDGIAEKVLSDVTLPAGSGGPWHEQLRHLLSELLTVLRAHPAVADLVKTRFLLSEPGLQLAERALGLLRGAGFTPEQSAQLSGHALQTIVALVTQEPGLMVGEDPAAREDHIRLKRASLQALSPDRFPNMVASADAFTDCGNEPAYFELGLDLFIEGVRGVQPGQSDQR, encoded by the coding sequence GTGGCGAGAAAACGGGCGGATGCGGCGGTCAAGGAGCGGCTCACGCGGGAGCGGATCGTCGACTGCGCGATCGCGCTCGCCGGCGCCGAAGGGCTCGAGGCGGTGACCATCCGCCGGCTGGCCCAGGACCAGGGCGTCACGCCGATGGCGTTGTACTGGCACTTCAAGGACAAGGACCGGCTGCTCGACGGCATCGCCGAGAAGGTGCTCTCCGACGTGACGCTGCCGGCCGGGTCCGGCGGGCCCTGGCACGAGCAGTTGCGTCACCTGTTGTCCGAGCTGCTCACCGTGTTGCGCGCCCACCCGGCCGTCGCCGACCTGGTGAAGACGAGGTTCCTGCTCTCCGAGCCGGGCCTGCAGCTGGCCGAGCGCGCCCTCGGCCTGCTGCGCGGCGCGGGGTTCACGCCCGAGCAGTCGGCCCAGCTCTCCGGCCACGCGCTGCAGACGATCGTGGCGCTGGTGACCCAGGAGCCGGGGCTGATGGTCGGCGAGGACCCGGCCGCGCGCGAGGACCACATCCGGCTGAAGCGGGCGTCGCTGCAGGCGCTGTCACCGGACCGGTTCCCGAACATGGTGGCCTCGGCCGACGCGTTCACCGACTGCGGAAACGAGCCGGCCTACTTCGAGCTCGGCCTGGACCTGTTCATCGAGGGTGTGCGCGGGGTGCAGCCGGGTCAGTCCGACCAGCGGTAG
- a CDS encoding MFS transporter, translating to MRRSPWATLVVLALAQFMVVLDVTIVNVALPDIQADLAFTPDNLQWVISAYTLVFGGFLLLGGRAADLLGRRRLFVAGLALFGVTSLVGGLAQSQEVLIGVRALQGLGGALLSPAALSILTVTFAHGRERNIALGIWGGLAGLGGTLGVIAGGVLVDSAGWEWVFFVNVPIAAALVLVTPAIISESRVRTGGPRTFDAAGAVLATGGVLALIYGVIRAEPLGWSAGEVVGSLVAAVVLLAAFIVVERRSAAPLVPMRLFRSRGLSTATAALALNGAAFLAMFFLTAIFLQQVRGLSALETGLQFLPMGIAAIVAAVGASQLVARVGTRPVMFVGAGISVAGLWLLSQVDARGDYATDLLPGLILFGVGIMAVGTAAQIAAVADVRHDEAGAASGVVSSGYQVGGALGLAIITTLSTSHVTDLVSSGTAPAQALVEGFHRGLLVAAVFAGVNLVIALASPQLTPDAEQLAEAVAV from the coding sequence ATGCGACGTAGTCCGTGGGCCACCCTGGTGGTCCTGGCCCTGGCCCAGTTCATGGTGGTGTTGGACGTCACGATCGTGAACGTCGCGCTCCCCGACATCCAGGCCGACCTGGCCTTCACCCCCGACAACCTGCAGTGGGTGATCAGCGCGTACACGCTGGTCTTCGGCGGTTTCCTGTTACTCGGCGGGCGGGCCGCGGACCTGCTCGGCCGGCGGCGCCTCTTCGTCGCCGGGCTCGCGCTGTTCGGCGTCACCTCGTTGGTCGGTGGGCTCGCGCAGTCCCAGGAGGTGCTGATCGGCGTCCGCGCGCTGCAGGGTCTCGGCGGGGCGCTGCTCTCACCGGCCGCGCTGTCGATCCTCACGGTCACCTTCGCCCACGGCCGGGAACGCAACATCGCGCTCGGCATCTGGGGTGGCCTGGCCGGTCTCGGCGGCACCCTCGGCGTGATCGCCGGTGGGGTGCTCGTCGACAGCGCGGGCTGGGAGTGGGTGTTCTTCGTCAACGTGCCGATCGCGGCCGCGCTGGTGCTCGTCACGCCGGCGATCATCAGCGAGAGCCGGGTGCGGACCGGCGGGCCGCGGACGTTCGACGCCGCCGGCGCCGTGCTCGCGACCGGCGGTGTGCTGGCGCTGATCTACGGTGTGATCCGGGCCGAGCCGCTCGGCTGGAGCGCCGGTGAGGTCGTCGGCTCGCTGGTGGCGGCCGTCGTCCTGCTGGCCGCGTTCATCGTCGTCGAGCGCCGCTCCGCCGCACCGCTGGTGCCGATGCGGCTGTTCCGCTCCCGCGGGCTGAGCACCGCCACCGCCGCGCTGGCGCTCAACGGCGCCGCGTTCCTGGCGATGTTCTTCCTGACCGCGATCTTCCTGCAACAGGTGCGCGGCCTGTCGGCGCTCGAGACCGGGTTGCAGTTCCTGCCGATGGGCATCGCCGCGATCGTGGCCGCGGTCGGCGCCTCCCAGCTGGTGGCGCGGGTCGGCACCCGGCCGGTGATGTTCGTCGGCGCCGGGATCAGCGTCGCCGGGCTCTGGTTGCTCTCCCAGGTCGACGCCCGGGGCGACTACGCCACCGACCTGCTGCCCGGGTTGATCCTGTTCGGCGTCGGGATCATGGCGGTCGGTACGGCGGCGCAGATCGCGGCCGTCGCCGACGTGCGCCACGACGAGGCCGGCGCCGCGTCCGGCGTCGTCTCCTCCGGGTACCAGGTCGGTGGTGCGCTCGGGCTGGCGATCATCACCACACTGTCCACGTCGCACGTCACCGATCTGGTCTCGTCCGGTACCGCACCGGCGCAGGCGCTGGTGGAGGGCTTCCACCGCGGGCTGCTGGTGGCGGCCGTCTTCGCCGGCGTCAACCTGGTGATCGCGCTGGCGTCGCCGCAGCTCACCCCGGACGCCGAGCAGCTGGCCGAAGCTGTGGCGGTCTGA
- a CDS encoding MEKHLA domain-containing protein produces MDNLAELLTSSYATLVGGRLVPDEVSDVAAWLYDAPFGLLAHDTSPDPVFVYANRTAQEHFEYGWDEFVGLPSRLSAGEEDRNARAALLDAVRRQGYTDDYRGPRVTKSGRRFWIDDVTVWNLITPGSERVGQAALIRRWSDG; encoded by the coding sequence ATGGACAACTTAGCCGAACTGCTCACCAGCAGTTACGCCACGCTTGTGGGCGGCAGGCTGGTGCCGGACGAGGTGTCCGACGTGGCCGCGTGGCTGTACGACGCACCGTTCGGCCTGCTGGCCCACGACACCTCGCCCGACCCGGTCTTCGTGTACGCCAACCGCACCGCGCAGGAGCACTTCGAGTACGGCTGGGACGAGTTCGTCGGCCTGCCGTCGCGGCTGTCGGCCGGCGAGGAGGACCGGAACGCCCGGGCCGCGCTCCTGGACGCGGTGCGGCGCCAGGGTTACACCGACGACTACCGCGGGCCGCGCGTCACGAAGTCGGGCCGTCGCTTCTGGATCGACGACGTGACGGTCTGGAACCTGATCACGCCCGGCTCCGAGCGGGTGGGGCAGGCCGCTCTGATCCGCCGCTGGTCGGACGGGTAG
- a CDS encoding TetR/AcrR family transcriptional regulator gives MFVTIMFMPPRRTPVSRRDRPAKPPLSRDGVVAVALGILREEGLERVTMRRLAAELDTGPASLYVYVQNMAELHGALLDALLADFPLTASDPVDLLVDYTTLLLEYPSLARSVLTLWPSGPNYLRVIDALLGRLAAAGIAPRPAAWGVDILLQHATASAAEHGTRRESPVADGEWEGLRAAVRDAPDATYPHIAAHRDALVSGAGEQRLRWAFAALVNGIAATG, from the coding sequence ATGTTCGTTACGATCATGTTCATGCCACCGCGGAGGACACCCGTCAGCCGTCGCGACCGACCGGCCAAGCCGCCGCTCAGTCGCGACGGCGTGGTGGCGGTCGCGCTGGGCATCCTGCGCGAGGAAGGCCTGGAGCGGGTGACGATGCGGCGGCTGGCCGCGGAGCTCGACACCGGGCCGGCCTCGCTGTACGTCTACGTCCAGAACATGGCCGAACTGCACGGCGCCCTGCTCGACGCGTTGCTGGCCGACTTCCCGCTGACCGCGTCCGACCCGGTCGACCTGCTCGTCGACTACACGACGCTGCTCCTGGAGTACCCGAGCCTGGCGCGCTCGGTGCTCACGCTCTGGCCCTCCGGGCCCAACTACCTGCGTGTCATCGACGCACTGCTCGGCCGGTTGGCCGCGGCCGGCATCGCGCCGCGACCGGCCGCGTGGGGCGTCGACATCCTGCTCCAGCACGCCACCGCGAGCGCGGCCGAACACGGCACGCGTCGGGAATCGCCGGTGGCCGACGGTGAGTGGGAGGGGCTGCGTGCCGCGGTCCGGGACGCGCCGGACGCGACCTACCCGCACATCGCCGCGCACCGGGACGCACTGGTGTCCGGTGCGGGTGAACAGCGGCTGCGCTGGGCGTTCGCCGCGCTGGTGAACGGAATCGCCGCGACCGGGTGA
- a CDS encoding FAD-dependent oxidoreductase has translation MHIAIVGAGLGGLTLARVLHVNGIDATIYELEASAEARTQGGMLDIHEEDGQRALRDAGLHERFRARVHGGGEATRVLDRHNTVRLDEPDDGQGGRPEIDRGHLRRLLLDSLPEGTIRWGSKLVGAAPLGDGRHELTFADGSTVVSDLLVGADGAWSRIRPLVSAAAPAYTGISFAEVDLLDADRRHPGPAAVVGGGMLFALGPDRGFLAHREADGSLHVYVALRKPADWIRGADRAALLDEFAGWAPELRTLIAEADGPITPRTIHALPIGHRWDRVPGVTLIGDAAHLMSPFAGAGANLAMFDGSELARAIVANPGDVEAALAAYEEPMFVRSAEIAAEAAGTLEICFRADAPQGLLDLFAGVQ, from the coding sequence ATGCACATCGCGATCGTCGGAGCAGGTCTCGGTGGCCTCACGCTGGCCCGGGTCCTGCACGTCAACGGCATCGACGCCACCATCTACGAACTGGAGGCGTCCGCCGAGGCCCGCACCCAGGGCGGAATGCTGGACATCCACGAGGAGGACGGCCAGCGAGCCCTGCGCGACGCCGGCCTGCACGAGCGGTTCCGGGCCCGGGTGCACGGGGGCGGCGAGGCGACCCGGGTGCTCGACCGGCACAACACCGTGCGGCTCGACGAGCCCGACGACGGGCAGGGTGGCCGGCCCGAGATCGACCGCGGGCACCTGCGCCGGCTGCTGCTGGATTCGCTGCCCGAGGGCACGATCCGGTGGGGGAGCAAGCTGGTCGGGGCGGCACCGCTCGGGGACGGGCGCCACGAGCTGACGTTCGCGGACGGATCCACGGTGGTCAGCGACCTGCTCGTCGGTGCGGACGGCGCCTGGTCACGGATCCGGCCGCTGGTGTCGGCCGCGGCCCCGGCCTACACCGGGATCTCGTTCGCCGAGGTGGACCTGCTCGACGCCGACCGTCGTCACCCCGGCCCGGCCGCGGTCGTCGGCGGCGGAATGCTGTTCGCGCTCGGCCCCGACCGGGGGTTCCTCGCGCACCGGGAGGCCGACGGAAGCCTGCACGTCTACGTGGCGCTGCGGAAGCCGGCCGACTGGATCCGCGGAGCCGACCGGGCCGCGCTGCTGGACGAGTTCGCCGGGTGGGCGCCGGAGCTGCGGACACTGATCGCCGAGGCCGACGGTCCGATCACCCCGCGGACGATCCACGCGCTGCCGATCGGTCACCGGTGGGACCGGGTTCCCGGGGTCACGCTCATCGGTGACGCGGCGCACCTGATGTCCCCGTTCGCCGGCGCGGGCGCGAACCTCGCGATGTTCGACGGGTCGGAGCTGGCGCGGGCGATCGTCGCGAACCCCGGTGACGTCGAGGCCGCGCTCGCCGCCTACGAGGAGCCGATGTTCGTCCGCAGCGCGGAGATCGCCGCGGAGGCCGCCGGAACGCTGGAGATCTGTTTCCGCGCGGACGCTCCGCAGGGCCTGCTGGACCTGTTCGCCGGAGTGCAGTGA
- a CDS encoding GntR family transcriptional regulator — MSVSRHSDVPVYRQIVSQLTLMIEMGLLTDGERLPGSRLLASNLGINRNTVAHAYGELRELGLVEPRGRNGMVVVGGKGARTSSEARNRAREILAAAARECLQLGLSAPEIRDLIGGLAAWEAEKVLAVSFVECNRERAEYFAAELAARLAVPVKPLVLGEFDADAERPDLVLTTFFHLAEVRGRLRGPSTEVVAIVAAPHIRTLVQIAEVPKDRTVGVLYSTNDQAVSIRDSLAQAGVTNVVVLSGTGDAELRGVEAVIVPSELPELARALAAKRVRVIEYGNVLDAASVRMAAEVMRELQLARSLRE, encoded by the coding sequence ATGAGCGTCAGCCGGCACTCGGACGTGCCGGTCTACCGGCAGATCGTGTCCCAGCTGACGCTGATGATCGAGATGGGGCTGCTGACCGACGGCGAGCGGCTCCCCGGGTCGCGGCTGCTGGCCAGCAACCTCGGCATCAACCGCAACACGGTCGCCCACGCCTACGGCGAGCTGCGTGAGCTCGGGCTGGTCGAGCCGCGGGGCCGCAACGGCATGGTCGTGGTCGGGGGAAAGGGCGCGCGGACGTCGTCGGAGGCGCGCAACCGGGCGCGGGAGATCCTCGCGGCCGCGGCCCGCGAGTGCCTGCAGCTCGGGCTGAGCGCCCCCGAGATCCGCGACCTGATCGGCGGCCTGGCCGCCTGGGAGGCCGAGAAGGTACTCGCGGTGTCGTTCGTGGAGTGCAACCGCGAACGCGCGGAGTACTTCGCGGCCGAGCTGGCGGCCCGGCTCGCGGTGCCGGTGAAGCCGCTCGTGCTGGGCGAGTTCGACGCCGACGCCGAACGCCCCGACCTGGTCCTGACCACGTTCTTCCACCTGGCCGAGGTGCGCGGCCGGCTGCGCGGCCCGTCCACCGAGGTCGTGGCGATCGTGGCGGCGCCGCACATCCGGACGCTCGTGCAGATCGCCGAGGTGCCGAAGGACCGCACGGTGGGGGTGCTGTACTCGACGAACGACCAGGCCGTGAGCATCCGGGACTCGCTGGCCCAGGCCGGCGTCACGAACGTCGTGGTGCTCTCGGGCACCGGCGACGCCGAGCTGCGTGGCGTCGAGGCGGTGATCGTTCCGAGCGAGCTGCCGGAGCTGGCCCGGGCGCTGGCGGCGAAACGGGTGCGGGTGATCGAGTACGGCAACGTGCTGGACGCCGCGTCGGTGCGGATGGCCGCGGAGGTGATGCGTGAACTCCAGCTCGCGCGTAGTCTGCGGGAATGA
- a CDS encoding aspartate aminotransferase family protein, giving the protein MSGTDSYDTNLVRYSPGFSPRVISRAAGSYVYDVSGAPILDFTSGQMSAVLGHSHPDVVAAVTAAVSNLDHVFSGMLTTPLLEFASRLAGTLPAALSKVLLLTTGAESNEAALKMAKVFTGKYEVVSFDRSWHGMTAGAASLTFSAGRRSLGPAMPGSLVLPTPDPVRSPFRAADGSHDWRTELEYGFQLIDRQSSGSLAACLIEPILSSGGLIELPVGYLARLAELCRERGMLMILDEAQTGLGRTGTMYAFERDGVVPDLLTLSKTLGAGLPVAAVVTSDEIEQVCHARGFLFFTTHVSDPLAASVGLAVLDVIERDGLVARSAALGEHLRERLLGLRERHDVVVDVRGRGLLQGIELGGDSPEKLAAAVTDECLRRGLHVNIVQLPGMGGVMRIAPPLTISDAELDHGTDVLDAAIAAVG; this is encoded by the coding sequence ATGAGTGGCACAGATAGCTATGACACAAACCTCGTGCGGTACAGCCCCGGGTTCTCGCCGCGGGTGATTTCGCGGGCCGCGGGGTCGTACGTCTACGACGTGTCCGGCGCGCCGATCCTCGACTTCACGTCCGGGCAGATGAGCGCGGTGCTCGGCCACTCCCACCCCGACGTCGTCGCGGCCGTGACGGCGGCGGTCTCGAACCTCGACCACGTGTTCAGCGGGATGCTCACCACGCCGCTCCTCGAGTTCGCGTCCCGGCTGGCCGGCACTCTTCCCGCCGCCCTGTCGAAGGTGCTGCTGCTCACCACCGGGGCGGAGTCCAACGAGGCCGCGCTGAAGATGGCCAAGGTCTTCACCGGCAAGTACGAGGTGGTGTCGTTCGACCGGTCGTGGCACGGCATGACCGCGGGCGCCGCGTCGCTGACGTTCTCGGCCGGGCGCCGGAGCCTCGGGCCGGCGATGCCGGGCAGCCTCGTGCTGCCGACGCCGGATCCGGTGCGCTCGCCGTTCCGCGCCGCCGACGGGTCGCACGACTGGCGCACCGAGCTCGAGTACGGCTTCCAGCTGATCGACCGGCAGTCCAGCGGGAGCCTCGCCGCGTGCCTGATCGAGCCGATCCTCTCCTCGGGTGGGCTGATCGAGCTGCCGGTGGGCTACCTCGCGCGCCTCGCGGAGCTGTGCCGCGAGCGCGGGATGCTGATGATCCTCGACGAAGCGCAGACCGGGCTCGGCCGCACCGGGACGATGTACGCGTTCGAGCGCGACGGCGTCGTGCCCGACCTCCTCACGCTCTCGAAGACGCTCGGCGCGGGGCTGCCGGTCGCGGCGGTCGTGACCTCCGACGAGATCGAGCAGGTCTGTCATGCGCGGGGCTTCTTGTTCTTCACCACGCACGTCTCGGATCCGCTCGCGGCGTCCGTCGGGCTCGCGGTGCTCGACGTGATCGAGCGCGACGGCCTGGTCGCGCGGTCGGCGGCGCTCGGCGAGCACCTGCGCGAGCGCCTGCTCGGCCTGCGCGAGCGCCACGACGTCGTGGTGGACGTGCGCGGGCGCGGGCTGCTGCAGGGCATCGAGCTCGGCGGAGACTCCCCGGAGAAGCTGGCCGCCGCGGTCACCGACGAGTGCCTCCGGCGAGGCCTGCACGTCAACATCGTGCAGTTGCCGGGGATGGGCGGCGTCATGCGGATCGCCCCGCCGCTGACGATCAGCGACGCCGAACTCGACCACGGCACCGACGTCCTCGACGCCGCGATCGCCGCCGTCGGATGA
- the recQ gene encoding DNA helicase RecQ has protein sequence MDAPTTPLDVLRRTFGYDAFRGEQQEIIDHLVGGGDALVLMPTGGGKSLCYQIPALVRDGVGVVISPLIALMQDQVDALTALGVRAGFLNSSQQLEERRTVEKAFLSGDLDLLYLAPEALAGGSSATMRLLERGSISLFAIDEAHCVAQWGHDFRPDYLALSMLHERWPEVPRIALTATATSNTRAEIATRLQLDDARHFVASFDRPNIRYRIAPKAEPRKQLLELLRTEHQGDAGIVYCLSRASVEKTADFLVAQGIPALPYHAGLDSRTRSENQSRFLREDGLVMVATIAFGMGIDKPDVRFVAHLDLPKSVEGYYQETGRAGRDGLPSTAWLAYGLQDVVQQRKMIDGSEGDLAHRRMLAQHLDAMLALCETVDCRRSRLLAYFGQEGTAECGNCDTCLEPPESWDGTVPAQKLLSTIVRLDRERGQKFGAGQSIDILLGRQTEKTTRFNHDALSVFGIGTELSEPQWRGVVRQLLAQGLLAVEGEYGVLGLTEKSGPVLGGQRKVMMRREPERVKSRGGGTKVAKGKPAVDLAPEAQGVFERLRTWRGAAAKEQGVPAYVIFHDATLRQIATDSPASLSALSQVSGVGENKLAKYGEQILEVLAESA, from the coding sequence GTGGACGCGCCGACTACCCCCCTGGACGTGCTGCGCCGAACCTTCGGCTACGACGCCTTCCGCGGCGAGCAGCAAGAGATCATCGACCACCTGGTCGGCGGTGGAGACGCACTCGTGCTGATGCCGACCGGCGGCGGCAAATCGCTCTGCTACCAGATCCCCGCGCTGGTGCGCGATGGCGTCGGCGTCGTCATCTCGCCGTTGATCGCGCTCATGCAGGACCAGGTCGACGCGCTGACCGCGCTCGGCGTGCGGGCCGGGTTCCTCAACTCGAGCCAGCAGCTGGAAGAGCGCCGCACGGTGGAGAAGGCGTTTCTCAGCGGCGATCTCGATCTGCTCTACCTCGCGCCGGAAGCGCTGGCCGGCGGCTCGTCGGCCACCATGCGCCTGCTGGAGCGCGGCTCCATCTCGCTCTTCGCCATCGACGAGGCACACTGCGTCGCGCAGTGGGGCCACGACTTCCGGCCCGATTACCTGGCCCTGTCGATGCTCCACGAGCGCTGGCCCGAGGTGCCCCGCATCGCGCTGACGGCCACGGCGACGTCGAACACCCGGGCCGAGATCGCCACCCGCCTCCAACTCGACGACGCCCGGCATTTCGTCGCGAGCTTCGACCGCCCCAACATCCGGTACCGCATCGCGCCCAAGGCCGAGCCGCGCAAGCAGTTGCTCGAACTGCTGCGCACCGAACACCAGGGCGACGCGGGCATCGTCTACTGCCTGTCCCGGGCCTCGGTGGAGAAGACCGCCGATTTCCTGGTCGCGCAGGGTATCCCGGCGCTGCCGTACCACGCCGGCCTCGACTCCCGTACCCGCTCCGAGAACCAGTCCCGCTTCCTCCGCGAGGACGGGCTGGTCATGGTCGCGACGATCGCGTTCGGCATGGGCATCGACAAGCCGGACGTGCGGTTCGTCGCACACCTCGACCTGCCGAAGTCGGTCGAGGGTTACTACCAGGAGACCGGCCGGGCCGGGCGGGACGGGCTGCCGTCCACGGCCTGGCTCGCCTACGGCCTGCAGGACGTCGTCCAGCAGCGCAAGATGATCGACGGCTCCGAGGGCGACCTGGCCCACCGCCGGATGCTGGCCCAGCACCTCGACGCGATGCTGGCACTGTGCGAGACCGTCGACTGCCGACGGTCGCGGCTGCTGGCCTATTTCGGTCAGGAGGGCACCGCCGAGTGCGGCAACTGCGACACCTGCCTGGAGCCACCCGAATCCTGGGACGGCACGGTGCCGGCGCAGAAGCTGCTCTCCACGATCGTCCGCCTCGACCGGGAGCGCGGGCAGAAGTTCGGCGCCGGTCAGTCGATCGACATCCTGCTCGGGCGGCAGACCGAGAAGACCACCCGCTTCAACCACGACGCGCTGAGCGTCTTCGGCATCGGCACCGAGCTGAGCGAGCCGCAGTGGCGCGGGGTCGTCCGGCAGCTGCTGGCGCAGGGTCTGCTCGCGGTCGAGGGCGAGTACGGCGTGCTCGGGCTCACCGAGAAGAGCGGGCCGGTGCTCGGCGGCCAGCGCAAGGTGATGATGCGGCGCGAACCCGAGCGGGTGAAGTCCCGCGGCGGCGGCACGAAGGTCGCCAAGGGCAAGCCCGCGGTGGATCTCGCGCCCGAAGCCCAGGGCGTCTTCGAGCGGCTGCGTACCTGGCGCGGGGCGGCGGCCAAGGAACAGGGCGTGCCCGCGTACGTCATCTTCCACGACGCGACGCTGCGCCAGATCGCCACCGATTCGCCGGCGTCGCTGAGCGCGCTGAGTCAGGTCAGTGGCGTCGGCGAGAACAAGCTGGCCAAGTACGGCGAGCAGATCCTGGAGGTCCTCGCGGAGAGCGCGTGA
- a CDS encoding RNA polymerase sigma factor, with the protein MTDELLVVRSQLGERDAFADLVRAWHDPLTNYVRRMLGAGRSDDVVQEVWLAVVRGLPRLRDPVRFPPWLFSIARRAVTNRLRDEYARPELGAEVEGVGPDIDDAVLDRAAVVASVGALPVREREVVVLFYLLDLSLESCAEICGIPVGTVKSRLSRGRRMLRDEFTQKGFAR; encoded by the coding sequence ATGACCGATGAACTGCTTGTGGTGCGCTCCCAGCTCGGCGAGCGCGACGCGTTCGCCGACCTGGTGCGCGCCTGGCACGACCCACTGACCAACTACGTCCGGCGCATGCTGGGGGCGGGGCGGTCGGACGACGTCGTGCAGGAGGTGTGGCTGGCCGTCGTGCGCGGCCTGCCCCGGCTGCGCGACCCGGTCCGCTTCCCGCCGTGGCTGTTCAGCATCGCCCGCCGCGCGGTGACGAACCGCCTCCGCGACGAGTACGCCCGCCCGGAACTCGGCGCCGAGGTCGAGGGCGTCGGACCCGACATCGACGATGCCGTGCTCGATCGGGCCGCGGTGGTGGCGAGTGTGGGCGCGTTACCCGTGCGTGAGCGGGAGGTCGTGGTCCTGTTCTACCTGCTCGACCTGTCCCTGGAGTCCTGCGCCGAGATCTGTGGGATCCCGGTCGGCACCGTCAAATCGCGCCTGTCCCGGGGCCGCCGGATGTTGCGCGACGAGTTCACTCAGAAAGGGTTCGCGCGATGA